One Nicotiana tomentosiformis chromosome 4, ASM39032v3, whole genome shotgun sequence genomic window carries:
- the LOC104114018 gene encoding E3 ubiquitin ligase BIG BROTHER-related → MENSKSNNNNNEAAAAAKSTTAIAEAADANNQQRVNPDGGNWPYGDSSSQVVEINANGESGVSAAVDSNGGASRRTPFTNLSQEDADLALARTLQEQERAYMMLSMNGDGIDFGSWDGGSYDHDEEDDEDFDDPSEEDEDDSNVDEDEEDGEDAFDVHAHDEAGEDENQGIELDPSAFSSDEAYARALQDAEEREMAARLLALAGINEMYVGQAQDREDRGINSQDAWEDVDPDELSYEELIALGEVVGTESRGLSADTIASLPSVNYKAQTASEGTTDSCVICRLEYEDGDQLTVLSCKHSYHSECLNNWLQINKVCPMCSTEVSTSGNS, encoded by the exons ATGGAGAATTCAAAaagtaataacaacaacaacgaaGCAGCAGCAGCAGCTAAAAGCACAACCGCCATCGCGGAGGCGGCCGATGCCAACAACCAACAACGAGTAAACCCCGATGGCGGCAATTGGCCATATGGGGATAGTAGTTCGCAAGTTGTGGAAATCAATGCAAATGGGGAATCGGGTGTTTCTGCTGCTGTGGATAGTAATGGCGGAGCTTCTCGAAGAACTCCGTTCACCAACCTTAGTCAGGAGGATGCTGATCTTGCTCTCGCCCGCACTTTACAAGAGCAG GAAAGGGCTTATATGATGCTTAGCATGAACGGTGACGGGATTGATTTCGGGAGTTGGGATGGTGGGAGCTATGACCATGATGAGGAGGATGATGAAGATTTTGATGATCCAagcgaagaagatgaagatgataGTAATGTAGATGAGGATGAAGAAGATGGAGAAGATGCATTCGATGTGCATGCTCATGATGAAGCTGGCGAGGATGAGAACCAAGGGATTGAGTTAGACCCATCGGCTTTTTCTAGTGATGAGGCCTATGCCAGAGCATTACAAGATGCCGAAGAGAGGGAAATGGCAGCAAGATTATTGGCCCTTGCCGGGATAAATGAAA TGTATGTTGGACAAGCTCAAGATCGAGAGGATCGTGGTATTAATTCCCAG GATGCATGGGAGGATGTTGATCCTGATGAGCTTTCTTATGAG GAACTTATAGCACTGGGTGAAGTTGTTGGAACTGAGAGCAGGGGTCTTTCTGCTGATACAATTGCCTCTTTGCCTTCAGTGAACTATAAGGCACAAACTGCATCAGAAGGGACCACTGATTC GTGTGTTATATGTAGATTGGAATATGAAGATGGTGACCAATTGACTGTGCTATCCTGCAAACATTCTTATCATTCTGAGTGTCTGAACAATTGGTTACAAATAAACAAG GTCTGTCCAATGTGTAGCACTGAGGTCTCCACCTCCGGAAACAGCTAG